In the genome of Daucus carota subsp. sativus chromosome 9, DH1 v3.0, whole genome shotgun sequence, the window TCTCTTCCTCTTCCCAAACTCACTCTTGCGGGGAAGGAGTATCTAGTTCGACCAATTTTGAGACCTGAAGTTGAAGAAGCTCTTTCACAGTTGGCTGATGATAAAGCACCAGGGCCTGATGGATTAAACATCCGCAGTCTCAAATTTTTCTGGCCTCTTATTTGGAACAAGGTGATGGAATTTATTGATAACTTCCAACACTCCCTTCATGTTCCACAAGGTATAAATTCATCGTTCATAGCTTTAGTGCCAAAAGTTGCTGAGCCCAAGTTGGTAAAAGATTTCAGGCCTATCAGCCTCATTAATTCAACTCTCAAAATTCTCTTAAAGGTTCTGGCCACCAGACTAGCACAACACATGGATTCCCTCGTCAGTGATGTGCAAACTGGTTTCATTAAAGGGAGACAAGCCAGTGAAAGCATACTCATAGTCAAAGAAGTGGTTCACTCTTTACAAACGGGTAAATGTAAAGGATTGGTATTGAAATTGGATTTTGAAAAAGCGTTCGATACAGTCAATTGGGACTTCTTATTGCACACCCTGGAGGTAATGAATTTTGATAGAAAGTGGTGCTATTGGATTAAGTCCATACTAAATTCTTCCAGAATCTCCATTTTAGTAAACGGTTCACCTTCAAAGGAGTTCTCCCCAGGAAGAGGGCTTAGACAAGGTGATCCAATTTCACCGTTGCTGTTTAATTTAGTTGGCGAAGTTCTGAACTCAATGCTCAAGGAGGCAGCTGCAAAAGGAATTTTCAAAGGTATAGCGCTCAACAACAACTCTCCTTCAATTACTCATTTACAATTTGCGGATGACACTCTAATATTCTTGGACAAGGATCTAAATTCTGTGAAAGGTATCAAATTAGTCCTTCAGAGTTTCCAGCTCATGTCAGGGTTAAAGATTAACTATGACAAGAGTGTCATTTACTCTTCAAAGAATAGTGCTGACATTCTCTCAGAAGGAGCCGAAATTTTGAAATGCAAGATTGGCTCCTGGCCCATGAAGTACCTGGGTATTCCAGTCGGTTCTTCTTCAAAAAGGAAAGTATTCTGGGTTCCTTTAATAATGAAAATGAGGCAGAAACTAGCCAGTTGGAAAGCTGAAAGCTTAAATCAAGCAGGGAGGTTAGTTCTGATTAAATCCGTAATGGAAAATCTGCCAACTCACTGGTTAAGCCTACATAGATTACCAAAATCAGTTCTTGAGCAGCTTGAAAAAATAAGAagagatttcttctggaaagacTCTGATTCTTCTTCTGGTGGTAATCGGAGACTTCACCTGACTGCATGGCAAAATATTTGCAAGCCTAAAGCACAAGGGGGCCTGGGACTAGTACCTCTTATGATCAAAAACCTATCATTATTAGGTAAGTGGTCTTTCAGGTGGTATAATGATAGGTCCAGGAGCTGGAACAAGTGGATCAAAGAAAAGTATAAGTGCTCAAACCAGGGTAGTTTAAATGATGTGCTGAGGGATAAAAAATTGTCTAACAGCCTTAAAGATATATGGGAGACATCTGAGCATccatcttttaaaaatattctagGCAGCAACAGTTTTTCATGGACAGTCAGGAATGGAGCTTCTGTTCTTTTCTGGGAGGACGTCTAGCTCGATCAAAATGCTCTCAGGAACAGATTCAAGAAGCTGTATCAACTCTCCCTATTAAAAGAATATACTATTGCTGATTTCATGAAGGAATGGCACAACTCTATTCAGCTTGGTTCATGTATTTGGAGAAGGCCCCTTAAATCATGGGAACAAGATAGCCTCCACCAGTTGGAAAGTATAGTTTCATCAGTAAATCTTCAAGGTGGTGATGACTATCTGATTTGGTCTTGCTCAAAGTCAAAATACAAAGTAAAACATGCTGCGGATTCTTTAATCTCTCAAGGCCACACAGTTCCATGGTTTTTTGTATGGAAACTTAAGGTTcctcataaaattaaaatgttcTTGTGGAAAGTCTTTCTAAATATCCTCCTTACAAAGGCTCTCTTATTCTCAAGAGGTGTTAAACTGATGAATGGCACAGTATGTTCTCTATGCAATAAAGAGGAGGAATCTTGCGTACACCttgaaaggccttattgcaaggtacatgtctaagcctatttgtacaaccggtgataactcaacttgtaTCTGATAACCTTTCTacttgtaactcaacttgtaacttaacctggattagtctctgataagttatgatagtagatagtttagttggaatcagatcaagaaagtaaagtggatacaagaatcagaatatcagaagaattccaagatatccgctacaagccactggaagaagttcatttcatatgatcaagcctcagtgtcaagtaaattgtgtagcagttcaaggagttcagaaggtacgaagattcaagtatttatttcatcagagattccatatgtgtactgaaatgaagttgaactagaagacaaagattcgaagacccgaccacggctcaaatgtttaattgatggagaatattcaatttagttaggcacagatgaaccagacagtacatttgtgtgtcagctatttatattgaatatttaacatcaaaggaaggtggtcgttcaagccgagtgatgatcaagacgaaggctcaagacatttgctttctgggatatacactttttaattaattctttgttaaataattaatctctattaatttatttagttgttaaattaattcaatttgaattaatttgataattaagtttattaataagttaattgatttagaattaatttacaaaaagaaagcaaaagaaagaaggctaaaaggaaggacaaggagaccgccgctcagacctgtctagctatgggaaaaagaattatcaccaacacaatggagtgtgatatattcttaatgctggaaacccggttggaattgatttatatttttcaaagcaaaagggatccggttccagacccacaggagaccgaatcttagacttgtctgactatgaggaaaaagaattatcaccaatgctatggaaagtgatataatcttaaagctggaaccccggatggaattaaaatattatttgcaaggcaaaaggagtccggttcctggccctctagagaccgcagcttggaccgtaaggatttatttatattaataaatattttaattaattagaaaattatatttataaatgtctaataatattagatatttatttatataatttccggattaaattaaatatttattaattaaagattataagctgtgcgggattaaaagcatttctaaggagctggctaaagaacgaaagtttataaactttcgttcACTGATTACAGCAGGCGTAAATCCGAATTATCAGTGGGCATGACATTcttagagaatgtcataccatgTGCCTCTGCATGACAATGTCATGATTTGTCATACCAAAGTAAagtagtatgacattactttGCATTGTCATACTGCTTCATACTTAGCCTCCAAGTCTTATGTCAtactggattgtcataccgaagtaaagtagtatgacattactttGCATTGTCATACTGCTTCATACTTAGCCTCCAAGTCTTATGTCAtactggattgtcataccgaaaattgtatagtatgacaatgcttcagtttgtcatactgattcaattgtagcatgacattagctcctattgtcatactgatttcaattgtagcatgacattagctcacattgtcatactgatctttgtagcatggtcataccacgtttgtcatacaagttcaaggtgttgcctataaatatggcctcacctccttcatttgaaaatgttcattgccttgtaaactttcaagttgtttgtaacttgctattcgttaaatccacagtttcctgtgctttgatcattcggttgttttaatccctaaattagaatacttcctgtcaaatttattctaaaatatttagtggacattaaaactgaaccttaattaatttaataacgactttcaagtttaaataactttttacttgaaccttgtttatttaattaattaaaatctgattatcctgttttatccaaatcagatttattccgcgcgaattttgtgacgattgtattcaacccccccttctacaatcgtatcgggacctaacaattggcatcagagcggttgatataatctaccttatcagatcctatactcactctgaaaatttctaaaaattccaaataattttttattcgaaataattttattccaaaaattatttctgaccgaaaattatttttccttcgaaaatccaatcttttcccaaataattttttattcgaaataattttattccaaaaattatttctgatcgaaaattatttttatttcaaatcttttcgcaaataattttttattcgaaataattttattccaaaaattatttctgatcgaaaattatttttcttccaaatatttttccaaataatttttaattcgaaataatttttttccaaaaattatttttgatcaaaaattatttttctttcaaatctttttccaaataatttttaattcgaaataattttattccaaaaattatttttgatcaaaaattatttttctttcaaatctttttccaaataatttttaattcgaaataattttattccaaaaattatttctgatcaaaaattatttttcgttcaaatcttttttcaaataatttttaattcgagataattttattccaaaaattatttttgattggaaattatttttctttcaaaatccaaatcttttcccaaacactcaaacactcaatcttctaccatgtctaccgcaaaaattagcagcattaaaattccaccttttgacaaggctaattttggtctctggacgagacacatgcttttgttcctccgggcggcgaataaaaaatacataaatattttgacgaagggtctttcgcccccaatgaatattatcctggaacatactgaagatggagttacTGTTCCTCACAGAACCTATCCGAAAACACTTGCTGAGTTCTCGGATGAGGATAATGAGCTGATAAATCTGGATGTAACTCTACAGCTCATTCTGATCGAATCATTGGATCCAATAATGTACAATAATGTTGTCAATTGTACAAATGCTAAGCAGATATGGGACACTCTGcaaattatcaatgaaggaTCTGAGGAAGTAcgggaaaacaagaaggaaattctTGTGGCTCAATACGAGCAATTTGTTtctaatcccggagaagggatttctgaagtattcatcagattcaacaatttgataaataatctgAATCTGAACGGGAAATACTACAACAACAAAGAGGTGAACCTGAAGTTTTTGCTGACGCTCCCTGAGCATCTGGAGCATAGGATAACCGCCATCAGAGAAAGCAGAGATTTGACAGAGATCTCACTAGAACAGCTGTATGGGGTTCTGAAAACCTATGAATTGGAACAGGCTCAAACTAAACAGAGATACGGATGGGGAAAGACACTGAACACGTCTACGTCTGTCAGCAATTCTACTGCCCTCATAATACAATCACCTCTTGTGAAAGAAAGGAAGGTTGTTGTACCTTCAAGAAGCTCCCAGGAGTATGTTGTGCCGGAAATGGGACATACTTCAGTAAGTACGGGAGATGAAGAATTTTACTCGATGGAAGAGTTAGATCAGCTGGAGGACGAATCTCTTGCTATGTTTGCCAGGAAGTTTGGTAACATGAGATTTAGGAAGAATCCCTCGTACAAGTTTAAATCTTCTGGTAGTAAATTTCAGAAAGGGGGATCTTCGTCCACAACATCAAAAGGGGCTTATAAGACTGGGATGgttgatcgaagcaagtttaaatgcttcaactgtgatgagcctggtcactttgcatcggagtgcaagaagcccaatcagctggcaaagaagaaagaatcctatgacgagctaaagcagaagtacgaggctctgctaaagaagcatcaaggccaaagcagccaaggaaagtcctatgtggcaaaagggaaaagctgggatgacacagacagtgatgaagaggaagagcgggggaatgttgctctaatggctttCATGAAACCTTCTACACCTCCACATCGCACTGGCGGATTTCCGGTAGATCCTacttgccctaaactttttatgcaattaggacttgaacgtgATGATGCTCTTAATAAGCTGAAAGCTTTAACTCTAGAACATAAAGCTTTAAAGCTGGAGGTTCATGAGTTAAAGTTAAGAGAAAAACTAGTGCTCacccctaaaattgaacaactaacTAGTCAGTTATTGACTCAGACTAATAAAGTCGAAGTGTTAGAGTATAGGGAGAACAAACTGAATGAGCAACTAGCTGAAGAGAAGGTAAGGTGCCTTGCTTATAAGGagtcgactaatattgttaagaacctagtggaccaacaagtgattaaaaggaaagttggtataggtttcgattacaacaagtcggtaggtaaggctagtaatataactccttttgttaagagtgctgaagacaggggtatcccacatgttttaaaggatgctcccaaacctttattcaaaacccctgtcgcagaaccattacttgatatgcccgtgattattcaatatgaaatgaatttagaggatattgagaatgagagggagattttggcatctgtagagccaatgcaagttgagggcacattcagttcgcccaaagctggcataggtgccaatggtttaaagaataattttaacaagCCTAATATGTTTGTTAAATGCAGGAATGATAACAATACATGCCCTTCTACTAATAACATTAGAACTTCTGAAAATGTTAATGTAGAAACTGTTAAACCCCCTGTTGTTCTGAATAACATGCCTACTGTTCCTTTAGTTGATATGTGCCATAaaccttgtggtgttgataattgcatgttgtgtgcgtttaatgtaatgtctgcttatttcaaaagtatgcatgctaacaaagaaaacacaacacctagaaagcacatgaatagtaagtttgcaaaaaccaagactgctggtccttctcctatcaagaaggatacttatgttcctaagcctaaacctaaagtgttcaaggctgtttgtaggaaagtaagtacagtcaaggtggatgctgatgttattcgaacaggatctgttgtcaaagctgacaaaggtcaattctttaagtatgccgGGCCCAACCAAGTTTGGGTTCCGAAGAAGGTTTAATTCGTTTGATATGTGCAGGGAGCCAAACAAGGTTGAAAAGGTTGTATGGATCCTCTATAGTGGATCTTCTAGATATATGACCGGTGATAGAGCCCTGCTATCAAATGTGATTGAGAGAGCTGGCCCGATTGTCACCTTTGGAGATAACAGCTAAGGTCGTACTACGGGATATGGCAATTTACTTGCTGGAAATGTTATCATTGAAAAAGCTTCTTTGGTTGAAGGACTCAAGAACAATCTTCTGTGACAAGGGATTCCAAGTAAACTTTGTGAAGGAGAAGTATTTGATATCTCACACTAAAGATGACCGTCTTGCTCTCTGTGGAGTAAGAAAAGCCAACTTATACGTAGCTGATCTCAATTCAGGAACCAATGATGAAGATAATTGTTTCTATTCAAAGGCTTCACCTGAagatagttggctatggcataagaagttgtctcaccttaattttaaaattgtaaactctttggtcaagagggatttggtgagaggactgcctcctTTGGAATTCACTTAACAAGGACTTTGTGAGGCATGTTAGAGAGGGAAGGCTAAGACAGCATCATACAAAGGCACAGACACCAGTAACATTACTGAACCACTGCAACTattacatatggatttatttggtctagtcaatgtgatgtctttatcaagaaagagatatgccttggtgattgctgatgacttctctaagttcacatgggttttattcctacattctaaggatgaaactccgcaATTGGTAATTGATCTCATCAAGGAGATCGAGTTGGATTCGATTGAAAAACTTTGTGTCAGAGCAATAAGGTCCGATAATGGAACAGAGTTTAAGAATGAAACTCTCAACAGATTTTGCTCCGACAATGGCataacaagacaatattcaGCGCCAAGGACTCCGCAACAGGATGGAGtagtagaaaggaagaatcgtaccttgattgaagctgcaagaactatgCTAAGTGAATCAAGGTTGCACATCTACTTTTGAGCCGAAGCTGTGAATACTTCTTGTTACACCCAGAATCGAACTCTGATCAACAAGGAACACATGAAAACTCCTTATGAGCGTATGAACGTAAAGAAACCAACGGTCAAGTACATTCATGTATTTGAGCTAAATGCTTTGTGCTTAAGGATGGAGATGAACATCGTGGCAATTTTGAACCAAAAGCACTtaaagcaatttttttttgttggttattctcttcgagcatataaggtgtttatcattgatcaattacaagtcaaggaaagtgtcaatgttacttttgacgacactaaactcccaagtatcCAAATTGAAGATCCATCTGAGTCAGTAAAGTTTGATGATTATCCGAACTTAGACTCGGATGATGACGATGAATAACCTGATGCTGCAACAGGTAATGAGACTAACAATGGTGATTATGATCCAGGTAATGGTGGAGGAGACAATGGAAACAATGAAGCCTCTACTAGtactagtggtggatcatctagacaacctggcagcaactcagggggagatggtggatcaactaTTCAAACACAACATCACAATGATAATTCTGGCGAATCATCAAGAATAAATCTTCCAAGAGAGAGGATCTGAAATAGAGATCATCTCTTTgatctaattattggtgatccagatgttGGTGTTCGGACTAGGAGTGCAACTCAAAATAAATGTCTATATTCGGGTTTTCTATCTCTGAAAGAAAcgaagaaaattgaagatgcactagccgatccggattgggttcttttcatgcaagaagaacttaatcaattcaagagacaagaagtctgggccatggttccaagaccaaagaacaagtCTGTtatattggaactagatgggtctaccaTAATAAActtgatggtgatggcattgttgtacgaAACAAAGCCATACTGGTTGCTAAAGGTTACTCTTGGGAAGAGGGAATTGAGtctgatgaaacctatgctctagTTGCACGTCTTGAGGCCATCGgaatttttcttgcatttgctgcacacttcaacttcaaagtttatgaaatggatgtgaaaactgcatttctgaatggaaagcttgaagaggAAGTTTATCTTGAAtagcccctggctttgaaaatccagagtttgctgattttgtatacttcttgtttaaagctttttatggactcaagcagtcaccatgaagctggtatgacactctctctgaatttttacttgaaaatggtctcactagaggtgtcatagacaaaactctcttttacaaattgcatgaaaataatatgatatttgttcaagtatatgttgatgatattatatttggttctactaatgaaaacttgtgcaagagatttgctaagttgatgcagagtaactacgtgatgagtatgatgggtgaactgtcattctttcttggtcttcaagtaagtccGAAAGATGATGGgatcttcatttgccaatctAAATATGTCAGAGCTcttctagaagactcttcaccggcaaagacacccatggccactcccactaagcttgaccaggacaaatctggtaagaaagttgatatttcaagctatagaggtatgattggctcattactctatctcactgctagtagacttAATATAATGTTTGCAACATATTTATGTGCAAGGTTCTAAagtgatcctaaagagtcacatcttatagctgttgaaagaatttttagatatcttaagggtacacctatTTTTGGTATCTGGTACcttaagaatactggttttgacctaacaggctatacagattctgattatgcaggatgcaggatagacaggaaaagcactTCTGGAAGCTATCAGTTTCTAGGACGACGGTTGGTTTCCTAGTACAGTAAGAAACAACACTCAGTATCTACCTCGACAGTCGAAGCAGAATATATTGCGGGAggtagctgttgtgctcaaatcttgtggattaggaatcagcttaatgactatggacttgttttaaacaaaattcctatattttgtgataatacaagtgcgatagccatttccaacaatcctgtACAACATTCTAGAACCAAGCACATGGACaaaaggtatcattttattagagaacatgtcatgaatggaactgtggtgcTACTTTTTGTACCATCAGCTAAtcagattgctgacatcttcactaaaccacttgatgaatccactttctcaagaTTGGTTTGTGGACTTGGCATGTTAAACATGACATGAGCTCTTGtaaatagttttatttttatttttattttgttgcatgcttgtaaagtatttcttattggtatCTATGTTCTGAATACTAATATTGTGAAGATTTCTGTGGTTGGTAAATATCGaagtaattgacggttgcaataactttgtcgtccatatcagggatagacactggaattgctggttctttattgaaccaagtgccttcacaggcatccgagggaaacttggacacgttgccatctaaaacgtccttgtctaccctcccggaaggaacatttccggatcccctaagggatctttcacccttgaaggtgaaaggcaatctactctggtagaggattcttctaaggatcatgtgccttaacaggtatctgagggaaacataggtttcatgccattgaaaggcctattgtctaccctcccagaatcaaactctggatcctttaaggatttactactctctgaaagtagtaggcaacttgtggactatgacttggatttatccgatGAGTCTACatggactgggaattacgaactcccattgcaccaccaat includes:
- the LOC135149278 gene encoding uncharacterized protein LOC135149278 — its product is MNIILEHTEDGVTVPHRTYPKTLAEFSDEDNELINLDVTLQLILIESLDPIMYNNVVNCTNAKQIWDTLQIINEGSEEVRENKKEILVAQYEQFVSNPGEGISEVFIRFNNLINNLNLNGKYYNNKEVNLKFLLTLPEHLEHRITAIRESRDLTEISLEQLYGVLKTYELEQAQTKQRYGWGKTLNTSTSVSNSTALIIQSPLVKERKVVVPSRSSQEYVVPEMGHTSVSTGDEEFYSMEELDQLEDESLAMFARKFGNMRFRKNPSYKFKSSGSKFQKGGSSSTTSKGAYKTGMVDRSKFKCFNCDEPDSDEEEERGNVALMAFMKPSTPPHRTGGFPVDPTCPKLFMQLGLERDDALNKLKALTLEHKALKLEVHELKLREKLVLTPKIEQLTSQLLTQTNKVEVLEYRENKLNEQLAEEKVRNDNNTCPSTNNIRTSENVNVETVKPPVVLNNMPTVPLVDMCHKPCGVDNCMLCAFNDLLSKLTKVNSLSMPGPTKFGFRRRFNSFDMCREPNKVEKVVWILYSGSSRYMTGDRALLSNVIERAGPIVTFGDNS